The DNA segment GCAGGGCAAGTAACGTAGCGCATCTGGTCTCTAGCACGTCCGCAAACTAGCCACCGAGGTATGCCCTCTTGACACTCTCATCCTTGAGAAGGTCTGAGGCCGCACCATGCAGGACGGTCCTCCCGTTTTCCACTACATAGGCAAGGTCGGCTGTATTCAGTGCTAGGTAGGCGTTCTGTTCCACTAAGAGGATCGTAAGCCCTTCGGCATTGATCTGCTTGATCCCCTCGAAGAGCTTCTCCACAACCACTGGCGCCAGCCCCAGGGAAGGTTCGTCAAGCAGGAAGACCTTTGGCTTGGCCATAAGACCCCTGCCGATTGCGAGCATTTGCTGTTCGCCGCCGCTGAGGCTCCACCCTAGC comes from the Bacillota bacterium genome and includes:
- a CDS encoding ABC transporter ATP-binding protein; its protein translation is AGKSTTLKTISGLLRPSHGTITFNGERIDGMRPRDIVARGIIHVPEGRRIFPGLTVRENLEIGACLRCDGKASLERDLQHVCQLFPQLAKRMNQLGWSLSGGEQQMLAIGRGLMAKPKVFLLDEPSLGLAPVVVEKLFEGIKQINAEGLTILLVEQNAYLALNTADLAYVVENGRTVLHGAASDLLKDESVKRAYLGG